A single genomic interval of Calypte anna isolate BGI_N300 chromosome 3, bCalAnn1_v1.p, whole genome shotgun sequence harbors:
- the DPY30 gene encoding protein dpy-30 homolog: MEAEQMMEGQPQVPENPHSEYGLTENVERIVENEKINAEKTSKQKVDLQSLPTRAYLDQTVVPILLQGLAVLAKERPPNPIEFLAAYLLKNKSQFEDRN, encoded by the exons ATGGAGGCAGAACAGATGATGGAGGGGCAGCCGCAG GTTCCAGAAAATCCCCATTCTGAATACGGTCTCACTGAAAATGTAGAG AGGATagtagaaaatgagaaaataaatgcagagaaaacatCAAAGCAGAAGGTGGATCTTCAGTCATTACCCACGCGTGCCTATTTGGATCAGACAGTTGTCCCTATCTTGCTACAGGGACTTGCTGTTCTTGCAAAAGAGAG ACCACCAAATCCCATTGAATTTCTAGCAgcatatcttttaaaaaacaagtcaCAGTTTGAGGACCGAAATTAG